One window from the genome of Oncorhynchus kisutch isolate 150728-3 linkage group LG21, Okis_V2, whole genome shotgun sequence encodes:
- the LOC109880238 gene encoding creatine kinase B-type, producing MPFGNTHNKLKMSYSAEQEYPDLSQHNNHMAKVLTPEMYANLRDKETPSGFTVDDVIQTGIDNPGHPFIMTVGCVAGDEETYEVFKELLDPIIEDRHGGYKPSDKHKTDLNPDNLVGGDDLDPNFVLSSRVRTGRSVRGFCLPPHCSRGERRAIENMAIESLASLDGDLNGQYYALKNMTDDEQQQLIDDHFLFDKPVSPLLLASGMGRDWPDGRGIWHNDGKTFLVWVNEEDHLRVISMQKGGNMKEVFHRFCTGLTKIESLFKDKGHEFMWNEHLGYVLTCPSNLGTGLRAGVHVKLPNMSKHEKFSEVLKRLRLQKRGTGGVDTAAVGGVFDISNADRLGFSEVELVQMVVDGVKTLVEMEKRLESGQSFNDLMPDQK from the exons ATGCCTTTCGGTAACACCCACAACAAGCTGAAGATGAGTTACTCCGCGGAGCAGGAGTACCCCGACCTCAGCCAACATAACAACCACATGGCCAAGGTGCTCACCCCAGAGATGTACGCCAACCTGCGGGACAAAGAGACTCCAAGTGGATTTACCGTGGATGATGTCATTCAAACTGGAATTGATAACCCAG GTCACCCCTTCATCATGACAGTGGGCTGTGTGGCCGGAGATGAGGAGACGTACGAGGTGTTCAAGGAGCTGCTGGACCCCATCATCGAAGACCGCCACGGCGGATACAAGCCCTCAGACAAACACAAGACCGACCTGAACCCAGATAACCTTGTG GGTGGGGATGACCTGGACCCCAACTTCGTCCTGAGCTCCAGAGTGCGAACTGGCAGGAGTGTCCGCGGCTTCTGCCTCCCCCCACACTGCAGCCGTGGGGAGCGCCGTGCCATTGAGAACATGGCAATCGAAA GTCTAGCCTCACTGGATGGGGACCTCAATGGCCAGTATTACGCCCTGAAGAACATGACAGATGATGAGCAGCAACAGCTGATTGATGACCACTTTCTGTTTGACAAGCCCGTGTCCCCCCTGCTGTTGGCGTCCGGGATGGGCCGTGACTGGCCTGACGGCAGGGGCATCTG GCACAATGATGGCAAGACCTTCCTGGTCTGGGTGAATGAGGAGGACCATCTGCGGGTCATCTCTATGCAGAAGGGCGGCAATATGAAGGAGGTGTTCCACCGCTTCTGCACAGGCCTCACAAAG ATTGAGAGCCTGTTCAAGGACAAGGGCCATGAGTTCATGTGGAACGAGCACCTGGGCTACGTGCTCACCTGCCCCTCCAACCTGGGCACGGGGCTGCGCGCCGGCGTGCACGTCAAGCTGCCCAACATGAGCAAGCACGAGAAGTTCAGCGAGGTCCTCAAGAGGTTGAGGCTGCAGAAGCGTGGCACAG GTGGTGTGGACACTGCAGCAGTAGGCGGTGTCTTCGACATCTCCAACGCAGACCGTCTGGGCTTCTCCGAGGTGGAGCTGGTGCAGATGGTTGTCGACGGCGTCAAGACCCTCGTCGAGATGGAAAAGCGCCTGGAGAGCGGCCAGTCCTTCAACGACCTGATGCCCGACCAGAAGTGA